Part of the Candidatus Goldiibacteriota bacterium HGW-Goldbacteria-1 genome is shown below.
GGCTGTATAGTGTCATAACCTTTTACGCGTTCTTTAATATGAAACCGCAGGGCGACCATACTATTATTGTCTGCAGGGGGACAGCGTGCCATACCAAAGGGTCTAAAAGCCTGCTTGATGACCTTGCGTCGCGTTTTGGCTGTCAGGATAAAATTGAAGGCGGCGAACCTTCCTTTACCACGGATGATAATAAATTTACGGTGAGGACAGTGGCGTGTTTTGGACAGTGCGCGCTGGCACCGGTAGTATCAATAGACGGCATAATTTACAGCAATGTCACAAATTCCGAACTTTCCAGGCTTCTGGGTAAAGTTACTAAAGGGGGCAAAAAATGAAAATAACCGATATCAATTCGCTTAACGCTGTCAAATCCGCGGGAATGAAAAAGATACAGCCTAATACCCCCATGATATCCGTGGGAATGGGAACGTGCGGTGTTGGGAATGGTGCCGATAAATTATTTGAAGCTTTTGGAAGCGCTATAAATAAGAAAAAGGCGCCTATTAAACTTAACCAGACAGGCTGTTTTGGATTCTGCGCGGCAGAACCCCTGGTAAATGTCTACATACCGGGAATGCCGCTGGTAATTTTAAGCAAAGTTACTTTGAAAGATGTGGCTTCAATTGTGGACAGTGTGGCTAAGGGAAATATGCCCCTGAAAAAAGCGCTGTGTAAAGTGGAAGAGTGGGATTTTTTAACATCAAAAATAGAATACGGCAAAGACCTTATGGAAGTTCCGTCATGGGATGAAATTCCTTTTTTCAAAGGGCAGAAAAAACTTGTCCTTCGTGACGCGGGAATAATTAATCCTACCGACATAGAGGAGTACATTGCGGTAGGCGGATATCAGGCCTTGTTTAAAGCACTTACAAAAATGACACCTGATACAGTACTTGAAGAAGTAAGAAAGTCAAAGCTGCGCGGCCGCGGCGGCGCGGGTTTCCCGGTTGCCAAAAAATGGGAAATTATGAAGAATGTGCAGGCTGAAGAAAAGTTTATAATATGTAATGCGGACGAGGGCGACCCCGGCGCTTACATGAACAGAAACGAAATAGAAAGCGACCCTCATGCCCTTATTGAAGGCATGATTATAGGCGCTTATGTTATGGGCGCTTCCAAAGGCGTTGTTTATATCAGGGCTGAATATCCGCTGGCTGTAGAGCGTTTAAAAGCGGCTGTAAAGCAGTGCAAAGCGCTTGGCATAATGGGAGAAAACATATTCGGCACCAAATTTTCTTTTGACCTTGAATACGTTGAAGGGGCGGGCGCTTTTGTATGCGGCGAAGAAACGGCCCTTATGTCATCAATAGAAGGAAAGGCAGGCAGGTCCAAACCAAGGCCGCCATTTCCGGCGCAGAAAGGCCTTTGGGGAAAACCGACAAGTATCAACAACGTGGAATCGTGGTGCAATATCCCGCTTATTATTAACAGGGGCGGGGATTTCTTCGCGCAGACCGGCACTGACAAATCTTCCGGGACAAAAGTATTTTCGCTTG
Proteins encoded:
- a CDS encoding NAD(P)H-dependent oxidoreductase subunit E codes for the protein MSQGKTVLKEKKKVSDFIDTKKLDAIIASYDGKQGKLLGILEQAQEAVKYKYLPEEVLNYIALKTGVPLSRLYSVITFYAFFNMKPQGDHTIIVCRGTACHTKGSKSLLDDLASRFGCQDKIEGGEPSFTTDDNKFTVRTVACFGQCALAPVVSIDGIIYSNVTNSELSRLLGKVTKGGKK